The Vespula vulgaris chromosome 22, iyVesVulg1.1, whole genome shotgun sequence genome window below encodes:
- the LOC127071546 gene encoding ubiquilin-1 — translation MAEGQENRKKITINVKTPKEKQSVEIEEDATIKDFKEAVSKKFNAQIDQLCLIFSGKIMKDHETLTTHNVKDGLTVHLVIKAPRTPTNQTQESVPSQRPQADITASPFGLGSLGGLMGLESLGLGSANFIDLQQRLQRELLSNPETMRQVLDNPLVQSFMNDPENMRNLVTTNPQMQELMQSNPEISHMLNNPELLRQTMELARNPSMLQELMRSHDRALSNLESIPGGYSALRRMYRDIQEPMLAAAANERNPFAALVENSNNQDGQTNPQQGQENRDPLPNPWNQSQNENSTQGQQQGQGRGLLDSPGMQSLAAQMMENPQLLRNMLNAPYTRSVLEAMAADPAMASRVIAANPFLRSNPQMQEQMRAMMPAFIQQMQNPQIQNVVTNPDALAAIMQIQQGMEQLRTVAPELVENLGLTVPSAPATTGNTATTTPNPTTGQTTDTNQQDAFSQFMARMVSAMALNQGVEVDGQPVPPPEERYRAQLEQLTAMGFVNRDANLQALIATFGDINAAVERLLANGQVSMS, via the exons ATGGCAGAAGGGCAAGAGAATCGGAAGAAGATCACTATTAACGTTAAAACgccgaaagaaaaacagagcgTTGAAATAGAGGAAGATGCGACGATTAAAGAT TTTAAAGAAGCGGTCTCGAAGAAGTTTAACGCTCAGATAGATCAATTGTGTCTGATATTCTCGGGGAAGATTATGAAAGATCATGAAACACTTACTACACATAATGTCAAGGATGGTTTGACCGTACATTTGGTTATCAAAGCACCCCGTACGCCAACCAACCAAACTCAAGAGTCTGTACCGTCTCAGAGACCACAAG CTGATATAACTGCCAGTCCTTTTGGTCTTGGTAGCTTAGGTGGACTTATGGGGCTAGAATCTCTTGGATTAGGTTCTGCTAACTTTATAGATTTGCAGCAACGCTTGCAACGCGAATTATTGTCGAATCCAGAAACAATGCGTCAAGTTCTTGATAATCCATTGGTGCAGAGTTTTATGAATGATCCGGAGAATATGCGCAATTTGGTCACAACTAATCCCCAAATGCAGGAACTTATGCAAAGCAATCCTGAAATTAGTCACATGCTAAATAATCCAGAACTTTTAAG acAAACAATGGAGCTAGCCCGTAATCCATCTATGCTACAAGAGCTAATGCGTTCACACGATCGTGCTCTATCTAATCTCGAGAGTATTCCTGGAGGATACAGTGCTTTACGCCGCATGTATAGAGATATACAAGAACCTATGCTTGCTGCCGCAGCAAACGAGCGTAATCCTTTTGCAGCCTTGGTAGAAAACAGCAACAATCAAGATGGACAAACTAATCCACAGCAAGGTCAAGAAAATAGAGATCCTTTACCCAATCCCTGGAATCAAAGTCAGAATGAAAATTCTACTCAAGGTCAACAACAAGGTCAGGGTAGAGGCCTTCTAGATTCACCTGGAATGCAAAGTCTTGCTGCGCAAATGATGGAGAATCCTCAATTATTGAGAAATATGTTAAATGCCCCGTATACAAGATCCGTATTAGAAGCTATGGCAGCTGATCCAGCCATGGCTAGTAGAGTGATAGCTGCAAATCCATTTCTTAGGTCGAATCCACAAATGCAAGAACAAATGCGCGCTATGATGCCGGCTTTTATACAACAAATGCAAAATCCACAAATACAAAATGTCGTCACTAATCCGGATGCTTTAGCTGCTATTATGCAAATTCAGCAGGGCATGGAGCAGCTACGAACCGTTGCACCCGAACTCGTTGAGAa CTTAGGACTAACTGTACCTAGCGCACCAGCAACAACAGGAAATACAGCTACCACAACTCCAAATCCGACGACAGGGCAAACAACGGATACGAATCAACAGGATGCATTTTCTCAATTTATGGCTCGCATG GTATCTGCAATGGCACTAAATCAAGGAGTAGAAGTCGACGGGCAACCTGTACCACCACCAGAAGAACGTTACAGAGCACAGTTAGAACAACTGACGGCTATGGGTTTTGTGAACAGAGATGCTAATTTACAAG CATTGATCGCTACTTTTGGAGATATAAATGCTGCTGTTGAGAGACTATTGGCTAATGGACAAGTATCTATGAGCTAA
- the LOC127071540 gene encoding nonsense-mediated mRNA decay factor SMG5 isoform X1, with amino-acid sequence MRRTYNTTADARTSDCVEFTRRLYKNITDVAKRLDEQRSRALTVTDIFIPSGEVLRVKLKDYCERLIFKDPIGHGRKTEELLWRKGFYDIVYAAKKLRKNNAWSDTEKALLFVHLAVGIGFYHHLILRLQLEYGLDLVGVIDFAFTHNETGALHTKNKSGQSKVHTEEVKQCVMKLIHRSLVCLGDLTRYKLELDPNWDPMIANRYYKMAICIDPNIGMSHNQLGTVAGNKNYGLDAVYYYMRCVLCSEPFEGAEGNLKRAIITHSTCSDDKCSVQHCISRLLSLLQLWDCEIPNSDRVNQECQDLLNDIEICLSMEQVDSHNPKDIKNDDNIENYLQSCRNENVSYLTDEIIFKIVAICLMSISKLKSKESSEVHGVIAITLAILSQLVQFAITRIQESLIDVPLALTEVTNSKPCSTEENDKQKIINNSEVAGVYEEQKKEKIGNVYKSKEPADLNNIDKNLNNVKENSESNGNVYQGTKKTSDKTKSLLTKLRRRKRRNSSDSEGSDINQINAGSSSDEANSDISETEDDILSEENILSDDALSDDITDEEGISKEAKIETVDVKSNEQLNGENSMNNSTKNHTEVVAFQNGESSHLQNGGSLKNDDQTDLKVMNDKESVENSRSTTTITTNIDSSSALDESSGSTNTITYVAQLKKHNLKPNDSLKILEGQGILASIKICCDWLRSNHDIIRLCARSSKILLKRITILLNLININTEVILRDWDTNTIFVSSTEDLQKLVKLVPLPEDLDLRGVNILEDAQKSLNWKILHKCKMNKQMEILLRALKLIEFGHYLSSTKDSGIKYDNDNKLFITINPNVSSAIKGDNLESKDLEANHSRGKLMRHMGRLWLKAEVRALETRLRSRLMSPYLVPDHEALAKHTPALKRLVYAKKFIVVIPTVVVSALDEVKRISGRAREATRWLETQLRKGSRFLRAQRPHERLALPLIKGPRPKDKEAWLFFQIIECCHYLTQQTKVGLTNDAEAPVVTLLTGCSPDEKRSFTFSPDGLAKSAGVNIEHIESFHTKWKASSKSHG; translated from the exons ATGAGGAGGACGTACAATACCACTGCGGATGCTCGAACATCTGATTGCGTCGAATTTACTAGGCGTTTGTACAA aaatataacaGACGTCGCTAAAAGATTGGATGAACAAAGAAGTCGAGCGTTAACAGTAACAGATATATTTATTCCTTCTGGTGAAGTGCTACGAGTGAAATTAAAGGATTATTGTGagagattaatttttaaagatcCTATTGGGCATGGCCGTAAAACTGAAGAATTATTATGGAGGAAAGGATTTTACGATATCGTATATGCGgcaaaaaaattacgaaag AATAACGCCTGGAGTGATACAGAGAAAGCATTACTATTTGTTCATTTGGCAGTTGGTATAGGATTTTATCATCACTTGATATTAAGATTACAACTGGAATATGGTTTAGATTTAGTTGGTGTCATTGATTTTGCGTTCACGCATAACGAAACTGGAGCATTACAT acaaaaaataaaagtggtCAATCGAAAGTTCATACAGAGGAAGTGAAACAATGTGTTATGAAACTTATCCATAGAAGTTTGGTATGTCTTGGTGATTTGACTAGATATAAATTGGAGTTAGATCCAAACTGGGATCCTATGATAGCAAATAGATATTACAAAATGGCTATATGTATCGATCCAAACATTGGAATGTCACATAATCAACTTGGTACAGTAGCAGGTAACAAAAATTATGGATTGGACGCAGTATATTATTACATGAGATG TGTTCTATGTTCTGAACCCTTTGAAGGAGCAGAAGGTAATTTGAAGAGAGCCATCATCACTCATTCGACTTGTTCCGATGATAAATGTTCGGTACAGCATTGTATATCAAGATTGCTATCTCTATTGCAATTATGGGATTGCGAAATTCCAAATTCTGATCGTGTAAATCAAGAATGCCAG gACCTTTTAAATGACATTGAGATTTGTTTGAGTATGGAACAAGTTGATTCGCATAAtccaaaagatataaaaaatgatgacaACATTGAAAATTATCTTCAGTCGTgcagaaatgaaaatgtatcTTATTTGAcagatgaaataatatttaaaattgttgCCATCTGTTTGATGTcaatttcgaaattaaaaagtaaggAATCCAGTGAAGTACACGGAGTCATTGCTATAACATTAGCAATATTATCACAACTGGTACAATTCGCAATAACGCGAATACAGGAGTCGTTGATAGACGTGCCATTGGCTTTAACTGAAGTAACAAATAGTAAACCTTGTTCTACAGAAGAAAATGACaagcaaaaaataatcaataattcgGAAGTAGCTGGAGTAtatgaagaacaaaaaaaggaaaagattggAAATGTGTATAAAAGCAAGGAACCTGccgatttaaataatattgataaaaatctgaataacgtgaaagaaaattcaGAAAGCAATGGAAATGTATATCAGGGTACAAAAAAGACATCTgacaaaacaaaaagtttGCTTACAAAACTTCGAcgtcgaaagagaagaaatagttCAGACTCCGAGGGGAGTGATATAAATCAGATAAATGCAGGATCCTCCAGTGACGAAGCAAATTCGGATATTTCTGAAACGGAAGACGATATTCTTagcgaagaaaatattttatcagacGATGCTTTATCCGATGACATAACCGACGAAGAAGGTATTTCTAAAGAAGCAAAGATAGAAACTGTCGATGTTAAATCAAATGAACAGTTAAACGGCGAAAACAGTATGAACAATAGTACAAAAAATCACACAGAAGTTGTAGCTTTTCAAAATGGAGAAAGTAGCCACTTACAAAATGGTGGAAGTCTTAAAAATGACGACCAAACGGATTTAAAAGTGATGAACGATAAAGAATCAGTAGAAAATTCCAGAAGTACTACAACCATAACAACAAATATTGATTCCAGCAGCGCATTGGATGAAAGTAGTGGATCAACAAATACTATAACGTATGTGGCACAGTTGAAAAAACATAATTTGAAGCCAAACGACAGCTTGAAAATTTTAGAAGGTCAAGGAATACTtgcatcgataaaaatttgttgtgACTGGTTAAGAAGTAATCACGATATCATAAGACTGTGTGCAAGAAGTTCCAAAATATTGCTTAAACGAATAACGATATTGTTAAATCTAATAAACATTAATACAGAAGTTATTTTAAGAGATTGGGATACAAACACTATTTTTGTTTCAAGTACCGAGGATTTGCAAAAACTTGTGAAGCTCGTGCCACTTCCCGAAGATTTAGATTTGAGAGGTGTTAATATATTGGAAGATGCTCAAAAAAGTTTAAATTGGAAGATATTACATAAGTGTAAGATGAACAAACAAATGGAGATACTGCTAAGGGCGTTAAAATTGATTGAATTTGGGCATTATCTCAGTTCTACTAAAGATTCTGGGATAAAATATGACAAtgataacaaattgtttataacgaTCAATCCAAATGTTTCTAGTGCAATAAAGGGTGATAATCTAGAGAGTAAAGACTTAGAAGCGAATCATTCAAGAGGAAAGTTAATGAGACACATGGGAAGACTTTGGTTAAAAGCTGAAGTAAGAGCCTTAGAGACTCGTTTGCGATCTAGATTGATGTCACCTTATTTGGTACCTGATCACGAAGCTTTAGCTAAACATACTCCAGCTCTTAAGCGTTTGGTATATGCAAAGAAATTTATTGTGGTCATTCCTACCGTTG tGGTCTCTGCTTTGGACGAAGTAAAACGAATAAGTGGTCGTGCCAGGGAAGCGACCAGATGGTTGGAAACACAACTTCGAAAGGGATCAAGATTTTTGCGAGCACAAAGACCGCACGAACGACTAGCACTTCCTTTGATTAAAGGTCCAAGGCCAAAGGATAAAGAAGCGTggttattttttcaaataatagaATGCTGCCACTACCTTACTCAGCAAACCAAAGTTGGATTAACAAACGACGCGGAAGCTCCAGTTGTAACACTTCTTACAGGTTGTAGTccggatgaaaaaagaagttttacGTTTAGTCCAGATGGATTAGCAAAAAGTGCAG GTGTTAACATCGAACATATAGAATCATTTCATACAAAGTGGAAAGCATCTAGCAAAAGTCATGGTTGA
- the LOC127071540 gene encoding nonsense-mediated mRNA decay factor SMG5 isoform X2 — MKLIHRSLVCLGDLTRYKLELDPNWDPMIANRYYKMAICIDPNIGMSHNQLGTVAGNKNYGLDAVYYYMRCVLCSEPFEGAEGNLKRAIITHSTCSDDKCSVQHCISRLLSLLQLWDCEIPNSDRVNQECQDLLNDIEICLSMEQVDSHNPKDIKNDDNIENYLQSCRNENVSYLTDEIIFKIVAICLMSISKLKSKESSEVHGVIAITLAILSQLVQFAITRIQESLIDVPLALTEVTNSKPCSTEENDKQKIINNSEVAGVYEEQKKEKIGNVYKSKEPADLNNIDKNLNNVKENSESNGNVYQGTKKTSDKTKSLLTKLRRRKRRNSSDSEGSDINQINAGSSSDEANSDISETEDDILSEENILSDDALSDDITDEEGISKEAKIETVDVKSNEQLNGENSMNNSTKNHTEVVAFQNGESSHLQNGGSLKNDDQTDLKVMNDKESVENSRSTTTITTNIDSSSALDESSGSTNTITYVAQLKKHNLKPNDSLKILEGQGILASIKICCDWLRSNHDIIRLCARSSKILLKRITILLNLININTEVILRDWDTNTIFVSSTEDLQKLVKLVPLPEDLDLRGVNILEDAQKSLNWKILHKCKMNKQMEILLRALKLIEFGHYLSSTKDSGIKYDNDNKLFITINPNVSSAIKGDNLESKDLEANHSRGKLMRHMGRLWLKAEVRALETRLRSRLMSPYLVPDHEALAKHTPALKRLVYAKKFIVVIPTVVVSALDEVKRISGRAREATRWLETQLRKGSRFLRAQRPHERLALPLIKGPRPKDKEAWLFFQIIECCHYLTQQTKVGLTNDAEAPVVTLLTGCSPDEKRSFTFSPDGLAKSAGVNIEHIESFHTKWKASSKSHG; from the exons ATGAAACTTATCCATAGAAGTTTGGTATGTCTTGGTGATTTGACTAGATATAAATTGGAGTTAGATCCAAACTGGGATCCTATGATAGCAAATAGATATTACAAAATGGCTATATGTATCGATCCAAACATTGGAATGTCACATAATCAACTTGGTACAGTAGCAGGTAACAAAAATTATGGATTGGACGCAGTATATTATTACATGAGATG TGTTCTATGTTCTGAACCCTTTGAAGGAGCAGAAGGTAATTTGAAGAGAGCCATCATCACTCATTCGACTTGTTCCGATGATAAATGTTCGGTACAGCATTGTATATCAAGATTGCTATCTCTATTGCAATTATGGGATTGCGAAATTCCAAATTCTGATCGTGTAAATCAAGAATGCCAG gACCTTTTAAATGACATTGAGATTTGTTTGAGTATGGAACAAGTTGATTCGCATAAtccaaaagatataaaaaatgatgacaACATTGAAAATTATCTTCAGTCGTgcagaaatgaaaatgtatcTTATTTGAcagatgaaataatatttaaaattgttgCCATCTGTTTGATGTcaatttcgaaattaaaaagtaaggAATCCAGTGAAGTACACGGAGTCATTGCTATAACATTAGCAATATTATCACAACTGGTACAATTCGCAATAACGCGAATACAGGAGTCGTTGATAGACGTGCCATTGGCTTTAACTGAAGTAACAAATAGTAAACCTTGTTCTACAGAAGAAAATGACaagcaaaaaataatcaataattcgGAAGTAGCTGGAGTAtatgaagaacaaaaaaaggaaaagattggAAATGTGTATAAAAGCAAGGAACCTGccgatttaaataatattgataaaaatctgaataacgtgaaagaaaattcaGAAAGCAATGGAAATGTATATCAGGGTACAAAAAAGACATCTgacaaaacaaaaagtttGCTTACAAAACTTCGAcgtcgaaagagaagaaatagttCAGACTCCGAGGGGAGTGATATAAATCAGATAAATGCAGGATCCTCCAGTGACGAAGCAAATTCGGATATTTCTGAAACGGAAGACGATATTCTTagcgaagaaaatattttatcagacGATGCTTTATCCGATGACATAACCGACGAAGAAGGTATTTCTAAAGAAGCAAAGATAGAAACTGTCGATGTTAAATCAAATGAACAGTTAAACGGCGAAAACAGTATGAACAATAGTACAAAAAATCACACAGAAGTTGTAGCTTTTCAAAATGGAGAAAGTAGCCACTTACAAAATGGTGGAAGTCTTAAAAATGACGACCAAACGGATTTAAAAGTGATGAACGATAAAGAATCAGTAGAAAATTCCAGAAGTACTACAACCATAACAACAAATATTGATTCCAGCAGCGCATTGGATGAAAGTAGTGGATCAACAAATACTATAACGTATGTGGCACAGTTGAAAAAACATAATTTGAAGCCAAACGACAGCTTGAAAATTTTAGAAGGTCAAGGAATACTtgcatcgataaaaatttgttgtgACTGGTTAAGAAGTAATCACGATATCATAAGACTGTGTGCAAGAAGTTCCAAAATATTGCTTAAACGAATAACGATATTGTTAAATCTAATAAACATTAATACAGAAGTTATTTTAAGAGATTGGGATACAAACACTATTTTTGTTTCAAGTACCGAGGATTTGCAAAAACTTGTGAAGCTCGTGCCACTTCCCGAAGATTTAGATTTGAGAGGTGTTAATATATTGGAAGATGCTCAAAAAAGTTTAAATTGGAAGATATTACATAAGTGTAAGATGAACAAACAAATGGAGATACTGCTAAGGGCGTTAAAATTGATTGAATTTGGGCATTATCTCAGTTCTACTAAAGATTCTGGGATAAAATATGACAAtgataacaaattgtttataacgaTCAATCCAAATGTTTCTAGTGCAATAAAGGGTGATAATCTAGAGAGTAAAGACTTAGAAGCGAATCATTCAAGAGGAAAGTTAATGAGACACATGGGAAGACTTTGGTTAAAAGCTGAAGTAAGAGCCTTAGAGACTCGTTTGCGATCTAGATTGATGTCACCTTATTTGGTACCTGATCACGAAGCTTTAGCTAAACATACTCCAGCTCTTAAGCGTTTGGTATATGCAAAGAAATTTATTGTGGTCATTCCTACCGTTG tGGTCTCTGCTTTGGACGAAGTAAAACGAATAAGTGGTCGTGCCAGGGAAGCGACCAGATGGTTGGAAACACAACTTCGAAAGGGATCAAGATTTTTGCGAGCACAAAGACCGCACGAACGACTAGCACTTCCTTTGATTAAAGGTCCAAGGCCAAAGGATAAAGAAGCGTggttattttttcaaataatagaATGCTGCCACTACCTTACTCAGCAAACCAAAGTTGGATTAACAAACGACGCGGAAGCTCCAGTTGTAACACTTCTTACAGGTTGTAGTccggatgaaaaaagaagttttacGTTTAGTCCAGATGGATTAGCAAAAAGTGCAG GTGTTAACATCGAACATATAGAATCATTTCATACAAAGTGGAAAGCATCTAGCAAAAGTCATGGTTGA